The genomic interval CAGGGCAAAGAGGAGAAATCTGGAAAAACAGGAAACACACTGGGTAGAAAGCAACACATGGAAAGCACACATAATGAATCCCTTCTTACATGCTCATTTCTATATGCTAATTTTTTTATTCTATCAAAGGGAAAATAActgataattaaaaattttttaatctctctcaaAATGGAGAAACTAAAAAATTTGAGACTCACTATAAGTttataattaaaatgcaaataattataGATAACTCCATTTAGTAAGATAGGGAGGAAGTAAAAAGGGCACAGAGAAACAGGGATGTGAAGCTAGacagttttaaaattaaactttattgGCGATCCTTCAGAAAAATTAGCTCATCTCTCCTCAAATTTATCAAACCTAAGGAGCTGGCTGATCCTATGTCAGGAGACTGAGGAGTTATTCTGACATAGGAACAATTAAGGGAGTTGGGAAAAAACACTTGGAGTAGTTCCAGCCATTTCTGTCTCCTGATTCTATTCACGTTGTAACAATTATGGTTATCTGAGAGGTGGTTTCAACTCACTTAACAAAACATACCCAGCTTTCTAAAAAGCTACTTTAGACTCCTCCCCACAAAATCCTTGTGATGTCTCTCTCAGAAACCAAGTCAAGATAATTTGAACATGCTATTTCATCCTGAAACCCAAACTAGCTTGCACTTCACTCAATAAGCCAAGCAACATATAATGCGAGAGAAGAAAACAAGCCATCAAGTTATCAAATGTCCTTTCTCAACAGTTATTATCCCCTGACTACTTCAAGGTCATAAATTATGGAAGACCCACCACACACTTTAAAAGGACCAAAGCAAATATACACAGGGGCTACaagaatgtatgtattttttcctggacAGGTGTTGTTGGGAGTTTTCCACTAAGCTCTAAGCCAGAAAACTCCCATGAGATTTGTTATTAACAGCAGCAACaccattaaaaattcttttccaatctgggccatgaggtcacaagacaAGTATCACTAAGTCTCGAGGTAAGATTATCAACAAGAGTCAGTTAATTAACTGACACAATaacatcttgctttttctactttGATGGAAAAATCTCTGGTTTTGCATAGACACAAACTGAGTCAATACCTAGCTTCAAGTCTACCATCTTCTTTAACTCTGCTTTACTTTTGTTCATCCCCCTCTTCTCAATTATTAGACTCAAAGTGGGGTTTTGAGCTATGAGGTGGGCTGTGTGGTGGTGGGGTagggacagaaaaagataaaccCTTAACTGACCATCTTGTCATTTTAATAATGCAATTTAAATTTGCAAGAGCCTGAAAGAAGACTGCATATAATCTGGTTCTGTAACACATATCTGACTATTCGTGGAAAACCCATGACAGACTTTCACACTACCAGCatgtatatttagaaaataagccAGTTTCataaaacaaacaagacaaaCAAATAAGCCTGCCTATGACTTGAAGCTGTGCAGAAAGGTGGCTCTGAGTTTTGAAGGGAGAGAAATAAGGGGAAGCTAGTCTCTGAAGTTGGTAGCTGACTAACCTCTACCACCGATTCCGCCACGACCCATAGCTCCACGCCCTAGGCCCCCTCTCCCAGGACCTCCACGACCTCGAACACCACCTCTTCTTAAGCCCATTCGGGGAGCTACGGCTCGTCCACCTCGGAGCAGGTTTTGACCTTGGAGAGGAGGCATACAATGTATATGCAGGTAAATCCAAGAGAGACAAAGTAGATTCTAACCAAAGGAAGGcggtgagggttaaatgagagtTAATTCAGTTAATTTTTAGGTTGGGTGGGGCAAGCTGCACACTGAGTATGAACAGATTAAGCTGCTCTTTATTCAATCAATGCAACAAGTCTGACCACAAATCCATTTTTGGAAGTTGGCAGTTAAGTCAATTAGTAAGTATACACATTAATAAGTATCTACTGAATAATCACAGAGAGGTGCCTAGCATTAtgataagatttaaaaataaatgatatgatTCCTGCTCTCAGTACATTTTTGCAGGGGACAAGAACTATACAGGGAACAGTATAACAGTGCCCAAAATGTAACATATAATTAAGACCTATGGGTCAACTtgccctcttttttttccccccaggtttAACAGTGTTTCACTAGAATAGAACCAGGAACAAATGATTAGTTAAGATATAGGCCAAAAGACCCATAGACTTCTTAATTTGACTTATTTCTAGAACTTGAATGTGCTCTGATTCAAGCAGCAGCAGGGTGTTTTAAGATGGAATGGAGATGACATGAATTACCTGTTGTTACGCAGGTCATAGCCTCTCACCATTGCACATTATCAGAAAAGGAATGGTATCGATAAAAGACATGCAGCACTATTAAAAATACGTGATTTCAAAagttattaattatattaatacaaattcaggcttaaagatGTTAAACAAATGTGTCCATAGCAGCccaagagaaaagggaagggggTGGGTCCCGAACAATTGTCAGGTACTCAGCACTGACCTCGGAGCGACATCCCGCCCCTAAGCAGGGTTCTTGTGGCACGTCCCCCACGAAGTCCTCCTCTGGGCAAGCCTCTCTGGATAATGGGCAGGCCTCTTCCTCCGATTGCTCCCCTGGCCAAGGCCCCTATGGGTCGGCCTAACCGTGCCTGGATGTTACTCTTACCCAGGCGCTGCTTTAAGCTCTTCTGGAAGAAAAGGTGTTAGGGAATTGAGATCAAAAAAGCAATCCAATGGGATTTAGCAACTaaaagtgcagagaaaaagaagcaaGATGTCTGTGTGGTGGGAAATAAACCTGCACTTGCTGTCAAGGATCCCAAACCAGAAGCAAGCCTTTGCCTCAGAACACAGTATAAGAAAAGCAGAATTTTGATCCAGAGCTTCTAAGAAGCTTGAGTATGGTTCCATGAAATTGGCATCACCACAAATTATCTCACTAGTTTGACTATAGAAGTCATATACCACTACTTGGAATGTAAATTTTAATAAGAACACTACATTTCAGATCGTGGATTCTGCGGATTTTGAACCACCAGTTGACAATGATATGACTTGATTCATACCTGCCCAAGGACTACCACTCTCTTCAAAGGCTTACTCAAACACCAAAGAAGTTCATCACACTCTGggcaaaatttaaattataagttCATTTGAATTCTTGTGACACAAGAACAAGTTTGATTTCTCAGTCAAAGAGGCCAGTGTGTCCATTTTTCCTCTGAGTATCTATCTCCAGACGGTCCACTTTTTACCTTAAGatgtaaataaacacaaaaaagtcAAATCTCCTTTCCTTACATATCTTAAATAGTGATAATTCCTTTGCAAACAGCTCCATTAAGTCAGTATAATGACCtttaatttataataaacatataaCTCAAATATATCTCCATAGAAATCCAGCCAAACCTGCATTAGAATTGAGTTGAGCTATAATCATAAAACTCAGGGTCACATGTGAGAACAAGGATAGACCATAGAGATTTTTCAATAATCTGTCCCTCAAAGAGAAACCATGAAAACGAGATCTCAATTAAATTCCTTCAAAGGAATGGGTGACTGTGTAGCCGTGAACACCAAAGCCCTAGCAAACCTGCTCTCCTAAAAAGCCATAAGTcaatatgaatgaaaataaattatgtattcTCAGGCTTCACACACAAGTTACTACAAATGATTTTCACTGCAACCATGTGctgtgaattattattattagcatgaGATTATAAACTGCTTATCAGAGGGATAGGCTCTGAATGACACAAGGTCAAGACTTCATTCTACATGTCTGTTGTGTTTGGTCATTCCAAGTATATCCTCTCAAGATCTGTGCTTTAAGGGGAGACTATACAGTACTTAGAAGTTCTTCTCCCTTCCCAGTCCTGACTTGCCACCAACCCTATTCTCTAACTTAACAAGAGGCTGAAGTATGTCAGCTGTACCATCCAGTTTCCACTCTAGAGCTGTGCTTGCTATAGGCTAAGGTatccactagccacatgtggctattaaattacaagtaaaaaaaagttaataaataaataaaaaatttaagccCCTCAATCACACTAGTCATATTTTGAGTGCTCAACAGTCATGTGGCTACTGTATTGGAGAGCACAGATATAGATAGAGCATTTCCATCATCGCAGAAAGTTCTACGGGACACCACTGCTCTAGAGGCTACTTTCTGCACGGACTGTATTTAAAGCTTGTTAAAATGTCCTTTGGAATATGTCAGACTTGTCTTCagcaatttttaatatttactcttaGAGAACAGTGGTGCCTTGTACTGCTTTCCTGAGTCAGGGATGAATGCAGCCACTCCAAGGCTTAAGGTAGCTGAAGCAGAAggccttgtttatttttggtcaaTGAGCCCAATGGTtcagggtgggggtggaagggTGTTATATTTAACTGCTGATTTTATGCACAGCCATGCAGTGCTACCAGTTAAAGTCCTTACAGTTGCATGGCACCGCCCTCCAGACGCCCAGCCACAGCTTGGACATATCCTTCCACAGCCACTGTCCGGACTTGCATATAAAGTCTATGAATAATAAAGAGCAGGTTTTATTTCAGATCTGAATAGGATTATTTCTTAATGGAAATTTGAAAGAGAACCCACTAACTCTTAAATTACTCAGTGCTGTTCTATTTTACTGACAAGACTTTAGGTGCTGTGGAGATGAGGGTCACcctactctttccactgtttagcACTGAAAACCTTTGACTAAGAGGACTTTCAGATTCCCTGTACTAGGGAAGAAAGAATATAGTCATTTTCCTAAATTGTAAATAATTTAATGGGGACTATAGGACTTTTGAAGATCATCTAACACAGAAACTAAAATTCTCTGTGGAAAAGCCAGTGGATCTATTCTTAAGGGCAAAGGATCAGAAAACAAGAGATTAATACTCATTGATAACATAGAAACAGGCCACATTGATGGCAAACTCCctaaaagagaaagacaacaaaAAGTTACTTATTGGTACCTGCCCAAAGGGGAATCCTCTgagcttctctctcctccagagAAGTTCAGCTTTTGCCCTGAGCCACCTCATCATTATCCATCATGTCCTGACAGCCTCAGAGGACTGCCTGACAGAGATCAGCTGCTTCTGGAGCATTAAGACTCATTCTCTCACCTGCTTAAGTTTTAATGCTGCCTGGACAGAGGGTCTATTCTCCATCTGCTGGGCCAGTCTTCTGTTTCTGGCACTGGctagctgctgctgttgctgcatCGAAGCCCGAATATTCACTGGCATCGGCTGTTTGTTCTTCAGCATATTAGTAAAGCTTCAAGGTCGAACAAAATGGATGTTTAAATAAAAGCTTTATTACAAAACATTTATTGGCATTTTCATGGCTTGCTAGACCAGGAGCTCCAGATCCCACGAACTTAAAAGTGGTACACTTAGATCAATGCTGATGTGGGTTCAAGACTCCTCTGCTTCCACAAACTTGCAAGAATCAGAAACTCAGAAATGCAGCTAAGTGTAGCACATTCAATCAAAAGTGATAACAAGGGCTCAGGTAACTGCTTTTAGAGGTGGAAAGCATGAGAAACACGCAATAAGCAGATATGATGACAAGAGACAGAAGATGTAGTTTCAAAGACAGACAAAGCAAGCCAAAACCTCAGGAGACCGGAGGGTGCTATTTTACGGGCAAATACATGGAAGGACAAGAGCACCTTCAAAGCCCATGGAAATGATATATCCACATAAACTGTAAAAGCATATCACATTTTCTCATGTATTTggtcacttagtaatatgcaaaTATGGAGAATCAGAGTAACATACCCTAAGAGATAAAGAGAAGTACATATGCTTcagaaaagacaaacaaacataAGTAAATCATTTAGTGGTCTAATACCAACTTAATAAAGTCACTAGTCAAAGGCACTCAATGAACAAAGCTCTCAGACAAAAAGTGCCTTTAAATACTGTAACTTTTTTTAgtatcaaatgatttttttccgATTCCAAGTGATAACTTCTGAAAAGGTTAGTTCAATCATCTAAGAGCTTGTGAAGACACTCTTCTATTACTCCTGTTAAGTTTAATGGGATGAAAGAGAACACTCAACtgtaaaagaactgaaaacaaaaacaaactaaaagcagaatggaaagaaagtgaaatggaGCAAAGCAAGTGCCTCTTACAAGGCCCAAGAATGACATTCAAGGGCCTTTGGACATATTCTTAGCTTGCTACCTGCCTCTTACAGGCCAGACACAACACTGCTGGCCTTGGACTGGGCAGCAAGCCTACTGCAGCCAGGGTCATGCTACCGAGCTGCACCATCCCTGTATCAACgtaaaaatatgtgaagaaaagggagggTGTGAGGAGTCTTTTCAAAATACATCCCACCAGACAAATATTTCAGATAGCATAATATAAAAATCTACTGAAAAGGTGTTTTGAAACAACCGCCCAATTTGTTTTGTGTACCACATACGATGCAACTAAGAACAGAGGTCTGTAGCCTTCTGTTGGTATTTAGTTTAAAACAGACTTTTGTGCATTGGACCCTAGCGCCAATTTAAGTAATGTTTTCTTATGAACGAGCTGAAGTTGCTGTTGGCTGCCTCACCGCTCATTTAGAGACATCTTGGTGGTGCTTTTTAGCACAACTTTCGGCGCAGACTGTGCAGCCATCTTCAAATCCCGAGAATCTACAAAGGACAATGGGCAGAATGAGCAAACCAGAATGACGACTATCTCTTTTCAACAAAACCCAAAGACCCAAAAATGAATGAAGAGGCTTGTATCGATGATTCTCAACCATCACACCAAAACTCATTTCAGGTATTTAAACAGAAGGTAGTTACTTCAGACTAATAAACTCTTGGGTCTTCCCAAATGGCACAGTAGTagagaattctcctgccaatgcaggagacacgggttctatcccaggGTCGGGAGAATCTCCTAAagtaggaaaatggcaaccctctccagtattcttgcctgaaaaattccatggacagaggagcctggccggctacagtctatggggtcgccaagagtaggacacaactgagcacctacaCGGTTAAGTTTCAAGGCCGCAGGACAGAAAATACCTGCCCAAGCCTCCAAAAGGGCAGACCCAAAGCAAGTGTCGTTAAGAGTCTGGTTTTTCATCTACAGCCGTCCTTCTCAACCTTGGCGGCAaggagctttaaaaaaacaacaaaaagcactCAGAAGCCTGAGCCCACCCCATTTGAAGCACAATCTCTGATGGTGAGGTCTGGGGATGAGCCATTTATAGCAGGGGAAAATAGGTCTGCCTCGCTGCTTCTCACGTGCAGCTAAAACTGAGAACTACTGATCTAAAGAGATGACACAGGTATACCAATTTCGCAATCATTAGCAAGGGCCTGGCGACCTGGGGTAAGAAGGGAATAGGAAAGATTTCCTACACCGGCATTCCCTTGGGAGTGCGCTCTCGGAGAGCGCGCCACAAAATTTAACCCTAAAATCGCCATTACTTTCCAACGTTCCTTGAAGTCGTGTAATCCTCCTTTCATCTCAAACCTTTGTCAGGACCGCCAACGTAGCTCAACTCGCCAACGTTCCTTTTTCATCCCTATCAAATTCCAACCTTTTCCATCCATCCCGCGAGTTTTCCAGTTCGGGGTCTCCCCCGCCTCCCTCTCATGGGCTCCGCCCCCTTCGGGGCCTCCAGCTCCCTATTTGCTTCCACATCCCACCAGCTCCTGTTCCGCGTCCGCCGGGCCCCTCGGTTCCCCCAAACTCTTGCCCTCCTCACCACAGACACGTACCGAAGGAAACGGACGCCAGTGCTCCTCCCGGGGCTGCCACCACGGCTGCGGCAGGTGGGCCGGGGGCCGGCCGAACCTGAGTTGACGGTGGAGGGGCTCGGGTTAACTTGGTGGGCGGTTGGTTAGATGTGTTAAGCGGTAGATTGCTAAGTTGGTTCGTGGCTCTTGGCTGGTCGTCCGGTCGGCCGGTCCGCCTGCTCACCCGGCCtgccctttccttcctttcaccaCGGCCGCTGCCGTCAACTCCCGCTCCGTGTGGAAAACAAAATGGCCGCCACGCCCAGGGCGGAATGGGACCGGCTAAAATGGCGTCGACGCAGTTACGTCAAACGTCAGATCCGCCGCATCCCTAGAGGGGCGGGAAAATTTGTGCCACGCCCGTGCGGAGATTAGGGCGGAGCCCCAGGGAGAAGGCGGGACTTTAGCAAAGGCCTCGTCTGTATTACGCGCAGCGCCCCGCCCGGGGAAGGGCGTGGCCAAATGGTTTTGCTCTTGGGTTTTAAGGGGGCTTGCGGATGATTAATTGATTTGCGTCTCGGGGGCTGATTTGGTCTCCGTGAAGGAGTTGTCCGTATTTCTTCGCGCGTTCCTCTACCCCTGAAACTAAGACAGACCAACTAAAATTCTTTATGCGGATGTGCCTCGGTCTCTTGCGGACCACCGGGCTCGGGTAGTTTGCACTCGAGTAGTTGCACTCCCCTTATTTACACCCCGGACCCCTGTCAGAGAATCGTGGATTATAGCAAAAGCCCCAACGGAGGCCAGAGGGCCAGTGCTCAGGCTGGGTTCTGCGCCAGTCACCACCGTCCGTCcatattttacttttcacttctctcccCAGCTTGGCCTGATATTGTTAAATCCGTATTTTGTGGGGCGTTTGCGTCTCCCCTCCCGTTTTCGTGTCCGCTCTCGCCATTTTCCATTCATGTGGATTTTGATGCAGATCTATACGAGATTTTTATTATGCCTTGCCACACAATAAAGGGCTCAAATGTTtgaagaatgagtgaatgaacacatCTTCACCCCTGCCCCCAATATAGGCGCATCAGAtcctttcattttccttcctaGCATATATCTGTGAGTTTAATGTTTTGGTATCCTTGTTGGGCTTTACCTATGTGACTTTGAGGTTGTGTGTTGTTAGGCTCACTGCTCTGTCCCCAGCTCCCATACGATGTCTAGCACATGGTAGGTCTTCAGTAAATATTCTTTGAAGGTTGAAGGGAAATTCTTCTGCCTTTATAGCTGAGATGCTGGTACACGTATCAGTTTCATACATCCTCCACTTCTAGCTGGAATCTTGAATCCCAGCCTTCCTGGGCCTTCAGCATTCCTTAAACAGGAAGATGCAACAGTCCCTTGACCTATCTCCAAAAACATCTCTCCTCAAATAAGGCAAGTTGTGAGTGAGCAGCCTTCATTTCCCCACCTACTCTATACTGCCCACCTACTCTATGCCGTTACCAAAGGAGACAGACAGCAACTGGCGGCTGGTGAGACAGAAGCCTTTAATGAAAGAGGAGTTGCAGGCCTGGCCCACTAATCTTGCACCCTTGTTGGTGGGGAGGGAAAATTAAAGTGAGGGGGAAGCAGGGTGAAGGAGCAGGTATGGCAGGGTAGAGGGGAAGGGCGCTGCCCGCTGGGGCCGTCTCCTCAACTGTTCTCCCAGAAGAAGTTGTTGCACGCCACTGTGAGGGCAGCCACCAGTACCACATACTCCTGGAAGTCCACCTCTCCATCTCCATTCTCATCTAGCTCCTTCATCACCTTGTCCACAGCATCTGCATCCTTCTGGGCCTGTGGAGGGAGGAGATGGAGAGATAGGTATATAGGGAGATGAATAGCACTGGATCAGGGGCATGGCGGGGAGGGGTGATTGGGGAGAAAAAGGCAGAGATGAGCAAGAGGAAAACTACTTATAATTATGGGACTCTTGTTTCCCTCcttaaaactaacaaaacatttgtGGCTTCCGTTTGCCTACAGAATTAGCTCCCTAACAAGGcagaataattaaaaacaattaccATATGTTGAGTGCCTACAATGTGACAAGCTCTACACTAGGAGCTTTACAAGCATTCTCATTTAATTCTAGCACAGTTAGTATGAAGTGGGTTTCATTATTACCATTCTAGAGAAGAAACAAATTGACAGTGGTTAAAGAatatgcccaaagtcacacagctagaaagtagtAGCATCAGAATTTGACCCCAGGTCTCATAAAATCTAAAAGCTGGTACACTTTCTACTGACTTATTTTCtgcatccttcagttcagtcagaaCTGCTGAACATATTCCATCTTCTTTCTCCCGTCCTCTTGTTCAGATACTGTGGGTGTGAGgttgcttctgtcgtgtccaactttttgtgaccctatggactgtagcctgtcaggctgctctgtccatgggattctccaggcaagaatactagagtgcgtttccgtgccctcctccaggggatcttcctgacccagggttgtctcctgcggctcctgtatTGAAGTGGATTCTgaggctgagccacctgggaaagcttCAGATACTGAACCTCCTCCTAAAATGTCTTTACTTACTCTTAATACTCTTCCAGGGGCTTGAGTGCCACCTCTTTGGAGAGGCTCTCCTGCTTCAGTTAGGTTAATATTTTCCCATAATCCTTTCTGACACCTCTGTTAAGGCCCTGGGTGCTTCCTGGGGTTCAAGGTTTGCTTTCAAGTGTCAGTCTTTTCCTTCTAGACTGTGTGTTTTGTTATTGATGCCTAGCCCTTAACAGGTGATCAGTAAATCAGGGCATTTTGACTTGAACCCAGACGGGTGGGGGtgcgggtgggggtggaggagactGAAGGTTGGGCTGAGCTGGGGTGGGGAGCTGGCAGAGAGGTGCCTCCTTTGCCCCGCCCCGCCATCCCTCCCGCACTCCACCCTGCGCCCCAGCCCACGCTCACGTCCAGGAAGCCGGAGAGCTCCGTCTGCAGCAGCTCCTTCAGCTCCTTCTTGCTCAGCTTGTACTTGTCGCCCTCTTTGCCCGAGTGGGCGTGGAACACATTGATGAGCGTCTCCATTGCCGTCTCCAGCTCAGAGCCCATCGCGAAGCTCACCTACCCACGTCCCGTCATGGAAGTGAGCTTGGGACCATGCTTAGGGTACCTGGGGTTGGGGTAGGGTCCCACAGCTCAAAGAGCCATGAGATCGGCTCCCCACCACAATTCATCCTTCCTGAGATTTTACACAAGCAGAACTTCTAGACTCATTCTCTGTGCCCTTCAATCCATACCCTAGCCAGAGGGAGTCAGGGCTTTGGGCATGGAGGTAGAGCTCCTGGACCTGGGCTGACTCTCGAGGCCTGCGGTGGACTCTGCttggctcctggctgcctggacagACGCTGAGGAGGGTGGGGCAGGCGGGCAGGCGGGGGTGGTCACAGGACCCAGTC from Dama dama isolate Ldn47 chromosome 20, ASM3311817v1, whole genome shotgun sequence carries:
- the S100A1 gene encoding protein S100-A1 translates to MGSELETAMETLINVFHAHSGKEGDKYKLSKKELKELLQTELSGFLDAQKDADAVDKVMKELDENGDGEVDFQEYVVLVAALTVACNNFFWENS
- the CHTOP gene encoding chromatin target of PRMT1 protein isoform X5; the encoded protein is MAAQSAPKVVLKSTTKMSLNERFTNMLKNKQPMPVNIRASMQQQQQLASARNRRLAQQMENRPSVQAALKLKQVKSGPSGDRYSEEKWTHWPL
- the CHTOP gene encoding chromatin target of PRMT1 protein isoform X2 — protein: MAAQSAPKVVLKSTTKMSLNERFTNMLKNKQPMPVNIRASMQQQQQLASARNRRLAQQMENRPSVQAALKLKQSLKQRLGKSNIQARLGRPIGALARGAIGGRGLPIIQRGLPRGGLRGGRATRTLLRGGMSLRGQNLLRGGRAVAPRMGLRRGGVRGRGGPGRGGLGRGAMGRGGIGGRGRGMIGRGRGGFGGRGRGRGRGRGALARPVLTKEQLDNQLDAYMSKTKGHLDAELDAYMAQTDPETND
- the CHTOP gene encoding chromatin target of PRMT1 protein isoform X1, translating into MAAQSAPKVVLKSTTKMSLNERFTNMLKNKQPMPVNIRASMQQQQQLASARNRRLAQQMENRPSVQAALKLKQKSLKQRLGKSNIQARLGRPIGALARGAIGGRGLPIIQRGLPRGGLRGGRATRTLLRGGMSLRGQNLLRGGRAVAPRMGLRRGGVRGRGGPGRGGLGRGAMGRGGIGGRGRGMIGRGRGGFGGRGRGRGRGRGALARPVLTKEQLDNQLDAYMSKTKGHLDAELDAYMAQTDPETND
- the CHTOP gene encoding chromatin target of PRMT1 protein isoform X4 translates to MAAQSAPKVVLKSTTKMSLNERFTNMLKNKQPMPVNIRASMQQQQQLASARNRRLAQQMENRPSVQAALKLKQSLKQRLGKSNIQARLGRPIGALARGAIGGRGLPIIQRGLPRGGLRGGRATRTLLRGGMSLRGRGMIGRGRGGFGGRGRGRGRGRGALARPVLTKEQLDNQLDAYMSKTKGHLDAELDAYMAQTDPETND
- the CHTOP gene encoding chromatin target of PRMT1 protein isoform X3, producing MAAQSAPKVVLKSTTKMSLNERFTNMLKNKQPMPVNIRASMQQQQQLASARNRRLAQQMENRPSVQAALKLKQKSLKQRLGKSNIQARLGRPIGALARGAIGGRGLPIIQRGLPRGGLRGGRATRTLLRGGMSLRGRGMIGRGRGGFGGRGRGRGRGRGALARPVLTKEQLDNQLDAYMSKTKGHLDAELDAYMAQTDPETND